From one Nocardioides yefusunii genomic stretch:
- a CDS encoding GNAT family N-acetyltransferase, translated as MFDVTLRDGTPAIVLPLRREDRERLVEGFEELSDEARRQRFLTPTAHLSESMLNHLVDDVDFIDHVAFVLAVANPEDPQTFDPVAIGRMVRYEDVPEAADVAVTVKDAHQGRGIASALLEVLADQRPEGVTRVVTEVVAGNAASLAMLQRLGPTKVEANGYGAYDVEVELWVAGAVAPEADEAPAELPSAGIPLARPRSSEEHRRRPSIDRRRQQALQARDTVCPWLTPA; from the coding sequence ATGTTCGACGTCACCCTGCGCGACGGGACACCGGCCATCGTCCTGCCCCTGCGCCGCGAGGACCGCGAGCGCCTGGTCGAAGGCTTCGAGGAACTCTCCGACGAGGCTCGCCGTCAGCGTTTCCTCACGCCCACCGCTCACCTGTCGGAGTCGATGCTCAACCACCTCGTCGACGACGTCGACTTCATCGACCACGTCGCGTTCGTCCTCGCGGTGGCCAACCCCGAGGACCCACAGACCTTCGACCCCGTCGCGATCGGGCGGATGGTGCGTTACGAGGACGTCCCCGAGGCCGCCGACGTGGCCGTCACCGTCAAGGACGCGCACCAGGGACGCGGCATCGCCTCGGCGCTGCTGGAGGTGCTGGCCGACCAGCGTCCCGAGGGCGTCACCCGAGTGGTCACCGAGGTCGTCGCCGGCAACGCCGCCTCGTTGGCGATGCTGCAGCGGCTGGGCCCGACGAAGGTCGAGGCCAACGGCTACGGCGCCTATGACGTCGAGGTCGAACTGTGGGTGGCTGGCGCGGTCGCGCCGGAGGCCGACGAGGCCCCGGCCGAGCTGCCGTCCGCGGGCATCCCGCTGGCACGCCCGCGCAGCAGCGAAGAGCACCGTCGTCGTCCCAGCATCGACCGCCGACGTCAGCAGGCCCTGCAGGCCCGCGACACCGTGTGCCCCTGGCTCACCCCTGCCTGA
- a CDS encoding ABC transporter substrate-binding protein produces MLFSRPTSGGSRRRVTTAIAGLAVASLALTACGSSSGDDASGKATKDATVVFGSSAITNTLDPHAVLSSSGRSYSKQVFDTLLTFDADGNLEPGLATEWNRIDDTSIEFKLREGVTFHAGGAFTGDAVKKNVERVTSGDPQFGTMAGRLASIEGVEVKDDTTIVITTKDPDPILLNRLTLFDIIDPASFDKAAEEPSGTGPFQLTEYKPADSITLDRFDASWRATENVKTVTLKQIADPATLVSALKTDAIDIAFGLPSDMAIQLEGAGFENTTRSAGSAAINSLVADAEPKLADVRVRKAINLAINREEFVDAALGGFGKPNGSQLLQEGYIGFDEDLESYDYDPEEAKKLIKEAGVEGLELPIATAPLFKSQAEAVAGYLNAVGFKSEVVIEEFSAFVGTLLQKSKYPLLYWQTDYFDLRDISSVVRLGPQGGKAQEHIDNAEYQKLFVAQGKEMDADKREDLIEDMAETLNENADVLFLAWPENVYTAGKDLGDLPLGGDSLVRFEKLVVTE; encoded by the coding sequence ATGCTCTTCTCCAGGCCCACCTCCGGTGGATCCCGCCGTCGTGTCACGACCGCGATCGCCGGTCTGGCCGTCGCCTCCCTCGCGCTCACCGCATGCGGCAGCAGCAGCGGCGACGACGCCAGCGGCAAGGCCACCAAGGACGCCACCGTCGTCTTCGGTTCCAGCGCCATCACCAACACCCTCGACCCGCACGCCGTGCTCTCGTCGTCAGGTCGCTCCTACTCCAAGCAGGTCTTCGACACCCTGCTCACCTTCGACGCCGACGGCAACCTCGAGCCCGGCCTCGCCACCGAGTGGAACCGCATCGACGACACGTCGATCGAGTTCAAGCTGCGCGAGGGCGTCACCTTCCACGCCGGCGGCGCCTTCACCGGTGACGCGGTGAAGAAGAACGTCGAGCGCGTCACCTCCGGCGACCCCCAGTTCGGCACGATGGCCGGACGTCTCGCCTCCATCGAGGGCGTCGAGGTCAAGGACGACACCACGATCGTCATCACCACCAAGGACCCCGACCCGATCCTGCTGAACCGCCTCACGCTGTTCGACATCATCGACCCGGCCTCCTTCGACAAGGCCGCCGAGGAGCCGTCGGGCACCGGCCCGTTCCAGCTCACCGAGTACAAGCCGGCCGACTCGATCACCCTCGACCGCTTCGACGCCTCGTGGCGTGCCACCGAGAACGTCAAGACCGTCACCCTCAAGCAGATCGCCGACCCGGCCACCCTGGTCAGCGCCCTCAAGACCGACGCCATCGACATCGCCTTCGGCCTCCCATCCGACATGGCGATCCAGCTCGAGGGCGCCGGCTTCGAGAACACCACCCGTTCGGCCGGTTCCGCAGCGATCAACTCCCTCGTCGCCGACGCCGAGCCCAAGCTCGCCGACGTCCGCGTCCGCAAGGCCATCAACCTCGCGATCAACCGCGAGGAGTTCGTCGACGCCGCACTGGGTGGCTTCGGCAAGCCCAACGGTTCGCAGCTGCTGCAGGAGGGCTACATCGGCTTCGACGAGGACCTCGAGTCGTACGACTACGACCCCGAGGAGGCCAAGAAGCTGATCAAGGAGGCCGGTGTCGAGGGCCTCGAGCTCCCGATCGCCACCGCCCCGCTGTTCAAGAGCCAGGCCGAGGCCGTCGCCGGCTACCTCAACGCCGTCGGCTTCAAGTCGGAGGTCGTGATCGAGGAGTTCTCCGCCTTCGTCGGAACGCTCCTGCAGAAGTCGAAGTACCCGCTGCTCTACTGGCAGACCGACTACTTCGACCTGCGCGACATCTCCTCCGTCGTCCGCCTCGGACCCCAGGGCGGCAAGGCGCAGGAGCACATCGACAACGCCGAGTACCAGAAGCTCTTCGTGGCCCAGGGCAAGGAGATGGACGCCGACAAGCGCGAGGACCTGATCGAGGACATGGCCGAGACGCTCAACGAGAACGCTGACGTCCTGTTCCTGGCCTGGCCCGAGAACGTCTACACCGCGGGCAAGGACCTGGGTGACCTGCCGCTCGGCGGCGACAGCCTGGTTCGCTTCGAGAAGCTGGTCGTCACCGAGTGA
- a CDS encoding acyltransferase, translated as MQTVTTLAPYEDDRGNRIIVPDGFVHTGRVSVVFKGSNNVLKVGRRPNLRKLHVQFDCSDGRCVIGSGKWGFAATIRVGQDSVVRIGDDTSMTEVVGISAVEGAKVIIGKDVMIATQVQLRTDDGHPIFDVRTGERVNPARTVRVGDHVWLGWGSVLLGGAKVGSGSVVGMGSVLKRSIPNNVIAVGSPAKVVRRDIAWERPHLSLTEPFYKPDSSTVTTHDQWWNLTEDPVVTTSPKPSFVARVKRRLTRR; from the coding sequence GTGCAGACCGTGACCACCTTGGCTCCCTACGAGGACGACCGGGGAAACCGCATCATCGTTCCCGACGGATTCGTCCACACCGGCCGCGTCAGCGTCGTCTTCAAGGGGTCGAACAACGTCCTCAAGGTGGGGCGACGTCCCAACCTGCGCAAGCTGCACGTGCAGTTCGACTGCAGTGACGGACGCTGCGTCATCGGCAGCGGGAAGTGGGGCTTCGCGGCCACCATCCGCGTGGGCCAGGACTCCGTGGTGCGGATCGGCGACGACACCTCGATGACCGAGGTCGTCGGGATCTCCGCGGTCGAGGGCGCGAAGGTGATCATCGGCAAGGACGTCATGATCGCCACCCAGGTGCAGTTGCGTACCGACGACGGTCACCCGATCTTCGACGTCCGGACCGGGGAGCGCGTCAACCCGGCCCGCACGGTCCGGGTCGGTGACCACGTCTGGCTCGGGTGGGGGTCGGTGCTGCTCGGCGGCGCGAAGGTGGGCTCCGGCTCGGTCGTCGGCATGGGTTCGGTGCTCAAGCGCTCGATCCCCAACAACGTGATCGCGGTCGGTTCGCCGGCCAAGGTGGTGCGTCGTGACATCGCCTGGGAGCGTCCGCACCTCTCGCTCACCGAGCCGTTCTACAAGCCCGACTCCTCCACCGTCACCACCCACGACCAGTGGTGGAACCTGACCGAGGACCCCGTCGTGACGACGTCGCCGAAGCCGTCGTTCGTGGCTCGGGTCAAGCGCCGTCTGACGCGTCGCTGA
- a CDS encoding FBP domain-containing protein — protein MDPLSPEALRASFVNCSKGDAKRMPVPSEAALPPASRWAELDFFGWRDPGHPQAAWMVVGGDVVGQGEPVGIAMKVSSAGSAGRKNMCTLCFTTHSASDMALLVAPLAGPSGRRGNTVGNYVCADLACSLYARGLKRPARAQPHETISVEAKVERLRANLVAFVRRVVAV, from the coding sequence GTGGATCCCCTCTCCCCCGAGGCGCTGCGTGCGTCGTTCGTGAACTGCTCCAAGGGCGACGCCAAGCGGATGCCGGTGCCGTCTGAGGCAGCCCTGCCGCCTGCCTCCCGGTGGGCCGAGCTCGACTTCTTCGGCTGGCGCGACCCGGGCCACCCGCAGGCGGCGTGGATGGTGGTGGGGGGCGACGTCGTCGGGCAGGGCGAACCGGTCGGGATCGCGATGAAGGTGTCCTCCGCAGGCAGCGCTGGCCGCAAGAACATGTGCACGCTCTGCTTCACCACCCACTCCGCCTCCGACATGGCGTTGCTGGTCGCGCCGCTGGCCGGACCGTCGGGGCGCCGGGGCAACACCGTGGGCAACTACGTCTGCGCCGACCTTGCCTGCTCGCTCTACGCGCGCGGGCTGAAGCGTCCGGCCCGGGCGCAACCGCACGAGACGATCTCGGTGGAGGCGAAGGTGGAACGCCTCCGGGCCAACCTGGTTGCCTTCGTCCGACGCGTCGTCGCGGTCTGA
- a CDS encoding ABC transporter permease, whose protein sequence is MSTPVTVTAAADTAATGTPRRRRTDRKARWMLGGSAGVLLFVALACFVGPRLMDPARGQQALGDRLTGPFWSDGAIDGRPLGTDNFGRDLLHRTLEGGQVSLQIAFLAATGAVVVGMLLGLAAGFLGGWVDKLVTGLSDVWVAFPFLVICLATVAVVGSDVWVLTGLLVLGGWVLPTKVTRTVAMRVRSEDYVAAARGAGASNLYLVRTHVLPQVLPANLVVWSFTVGTLVIIEGALSFLGLGVRPPQASWGSLLSDGRGFLETAWWISLWPGVLLVVTVVATNVLGTALRRVWGTGSVDERGA, encoded by the coding sequence ATGAGCACCCCCGTCACCGTCACTGCTGCGGCCGACACCGCAGCCACCGGTACGCCGCGCCGACGTCGCACCGACCGCAAGGCGCGCTGGATGCTCGGCGGGTCGGCCGGCGTCCTGCTGTTCGTCGCGCTGGCCTGCTTCGTCGGCCCGCGTCTCATGGACCCCGCCCGGGGCCAGCAGGCTCTCGGCGACCGCCTCACGGGCCCGTTCTGGTCCGACGGCGCGATCGACGGACGCCCCCTGGGCACCGACAACTTCGGTCGCGACCTCCTGCACCGCACCCTCGAGGGCGGCCAGGTCTCGTTGCAGATCGCGTTCCTGGCGGCCACCGGCGCCGTCGTCGTCGGGATGCTGCTGGGCCTCGCCGCCGGCTTCCTCGGCGGCTGGGTCGACAAGCTCGTCACGGGCCTGTCCGACGTGTGGGTCGCGTTCCCGTTCCTGGTGATCTGCCTGGCCACCGTCGCCGTCGTCGGCTCCGACGTGTGGGTCCTGACCGGCCTGCTCGTCCTGGGCGGCTGGGTGCTGCCCACCAAGGTGACCCGCACCGTCGCGATGCGGGTCCGCAGCGAGGACTACGTCGCCGCAGCCCGCGGCGCCGGAGCGTCCAACCTCTACCTGGTCCGCACCCACGTGCTGCCCCAGGTGCTGCCCGCCAACCTGGTGGTGTGGTCGTTCACGGTCGGCACGCTGGTGATCATCGAGGGCGCGCTGTCGTTCCTCGGTCTCGGCGTCCGTCCGCCCCAGGCGTCGTGGGGAAGCCTGCTGTCCGACGGACGCGGCTTCCTCGAGACGGCCTGGTGGATCAGCCTGTGGCCCGGTGTCCTGCTGGTGGTGACCGTGGTCGCCACCAACGTCCTGGGCACGGCGTTGCGCCGCGTCTGGGGAACCGGGTCCGTCGACGAGAGGGGTGCCTGA
- a CDS encoding ABC transporter permease — MTDPLGTVPSSAPADGGTVRYPLDPPPPSDPTRSTPAVPRRRLVDGFTDGAFAYRARRLAGTVVRLLLTVLGLLTLLFFLVRLSGDPAAVLAGTSASAEQLEAIRVQLGLDAPLLQQYVAFLGDVVRLDFGVSIFSQLDAMDLVLEKLPATVLLTVTTVVLALVCGIPAGVTLARGPRPVKVLLDIVITLFQAVPPFVLGVLLVWWFAVKAGVLPAFGSGSFDTVILPTLTLAAFTIARIARMLCAELEAGVDSDHLRTALAKGASRRRVLWRHALPNAFPPVAAMLVVEISYLLSGAVVVEVLFSYNGIGKLLVDSVFARDYPLVQACVFVIGMLVVVVNVVGELLMTRLDPRTTREGA, encoded by the coding sequence GTGACCGATCCGCTCGGCACCGTGCCGTCGTCCGCTCCGGCGGACGGCGGCACGGTGCGTTACCCCCTCGACCCCCCGCCCCCCTCCGACCCCACCCGCTCCACCCCGGCTGTTCCGCGTCGACGTCTCGTCGACGGCTTCACCGACGGTGCGTTCGCTTACCGCGCCCGACGCCTGGCCGGCACCGTCGTCCGACTCCTGCTGACCGTCCTGGGCCTGCTCACGTTGCTGTTCTTCCTGGTGCGGCTCTCCGGCGACCCCGCCGCGGTGCTCGCCGGAACCAGCGCCAGCGCCGAACAGCTCGAGGCGATCCGCGTCCAACTCGGTCTCGACGCGCCGCTGCTGCAGCAGTACGTCGCGTTCCTCGGTGACGTCGTCCGTCTCGACTTCGGCGTCTCGATCTTCTCCCAGCTCGACGCCATGGACCTGGTGCTGGAGAAGCTCCCGGCCACGGTGCTGCTGACCGTCACCACCGTCGTCCTCGCCCTGGTGTGCGGCATCCCGGCCGGCGTCACCCTGGCGCGCGGACCGCGCCCGGTGAAGGTGCTGCTCGACATCGTGATCACGCTCTTCCAGGCGGTTCCGCCGTTCGTCCTGGGCGTCCTGCTGGTCTGGTGGTTCGCGGTGAAGGCCGGCGTCCTGCCCGCCTTCGGTTCAGGGTCGTTCGACACCGTCATCCTTCCGACGCTCACCTTGGCGGCGTTCACGATCGCCCGGATCGCGCGGATGCTGTGCGCCGAACTCGAGGCCGGTGTCGACTCCGACCACCTGCGCACCGCGCTCGCCAAGGGCGCCTCCCGACGACGGGTGCTGTGGCGTCACGCTCTGCCCAACGCGTTCCCGCCCGTCGCCGCGATGCTCGTCGTCGAGATCTCCTACCTGCTCTCGGGTGCCGTGGTGGTGGAGGTCCTCTTCTCCTACAACGGCATCGGCAAGCTCCTGGTCGACTCCGTCTTCGCCCGTGACTACCCGCTGGTCCAGGCCTGCGTCTTCGTCATCGGCATGCTCGTCGTGGTCGTCAACGTCGTCGGTGAACTCCTGATGACGCGTCTCGACCCCCGCACCACGAGGGAGGGCGCATGA
- a CDS encoding methylenetetrahydrofolate reductase: protein MDLRQRISERRGGAVLFGMTPPRATTSAEGVQQVAERTMARLEPLDLDGLIVYDITDESDRNPVERPFPFMETLDPAAFVDELEGWKKPVVVYRCVGKYEPEHLTTWLGAQDTNRVLSVFVGASSRDKQVQVTLPKAQELWRETSPELLLGAVAIPERHLAKGDEHERLLAKQDAGVGFFVTQVVYDVNAAKDLISDYHYAVKARGEEPVPIIFTLSVCGSLKTLEFLHWLGVKVPRWLQNDLEHSEDTLARSYEQCLDTADELIAFSARLGMPIGFNIESVAVRKAEIEASVELAREVCERMAHLR, encoded by the coding sequence GTGGACCTGCGTCAGCGGATCAGTGAGCGTCGAGGCGGAGCGGTGCTGTTCGGCATGACGCCCCCGCGCGCCACCACCAGCGCCGAGGGCGTCCAGCAGGTCGCCGAGCGCACGATGGCGCGTCTCGAGCCCCTCGACCTCGACGGCCTGATCGTCTACGACATCACCGACGAATCCGACCGCAACCCCGTCGAGCGCCCCTTCCCGTTCATGGAGACCCTCGACCCGGCCGCGTTCGTCGACGAACTGGAGGGCTGGAAGAAGCCCGTCGTCGTCTACCGCTGCGTCGGCAAGTACGAGCCCGAACACCTCACCACCTGGCTCGGCGCCCAGGACACCAACCGGGTCCTCAGCGTCTTCGTCGGTGCGTCCTCGCGCGACAAGCAGGTCCAGGTGACGCTGCCCAAGGCGCAGGAGCTGTGGCGTGAGACCAGCCCCGAGCTGCTGCTCGGTGCCGTCGCGATCCCCGAACGCCACCTCGCCAAGGGCGACGAGCACGAGCGCCTCCTCGCCAAGCAGGACGCCGGCGTCGGGTTCTTCGTCACCCAGGTCGTGTACGACGTCAACGCCGCCAAGGACCTGATCAGTGACTACCACTACGCCGTGAAGGCGCGTGGCGAGGAGCCGGTCCCGATCATCTTCACGCTCTCGGTGTGCGGCTCCCTGAAGACGTTGGAGTTCCTGCACTGGCTCGGTGTGAAGGTGCCGCGCTGGCTGCAGAACGACCTCGAGCACTCCGAGGACACCCTCGCTCGCTCCTACGAGCAGTGCTTGGACACCGCCGACGAACTCATCGCGTTCTCCGCGCGCCTCGGCATGCCGATCGGCTTCAACATCGAGTCCGTCGCGGTCCGCAAGGCCGAGATCGAGGCGTCGGTGGAGCTCGCCCGTGAGGTCTGCGAGCGGATGGCTCACCTGCGCTGA
- a CDS encoding SGNH/GDSL hydrolase family protein, whose translation MMHRSAPVASRSRRRIGRAVAAVLGAGVAVAALPAVAHTPVWDKPTGQGNGDVYVALGDSFTAGIGIQPERSDDTGCHRSTKNFPSLVAADLDVSTFTDASCSGAVVADLATAQRRGEYDNDAQFDAITEKTTLVTFGTIGGNDMGLVGLATDCVKGDCVPAAGTDPLAREFTQLRTDLTAGIEKVKELAPLADIVVVGYGIYLPKDGCPQNFFDLVTAEESNYLQGQIDRLSDLLAEIAAENDVAFADQRLIPGALDHTVCQWDSRQWIRGLYPEGGGDGFTFHPSSAGMKATAGLVAGVVRDLRGVEPEPTPKPETTPTLKPTPKPTLAQRKAELAKKAKAVKVAATCAGTKKNRKVVVKATTAKGGVTKVVLKAGGKKVVTDAKAPFTIKVKATTLKKKLKKKSSTLKAVVTVKHSGLSTSRTVTLKRPGCVK comes from the coding sequence ATGATGCACCGAAGCGCTCCCGTCGCCAGCCGTTCACGTCGCCGCATCGGAAGGGCCGTGGCTGCCGTCCTCGGCGCTGGTGTCGCCGTGGCGGCGCTGCCCGCTGTCGCGCACACCCCGGTGTGGGACAAGCCGACCGGCCAGGGCAACGGGGACGTCTACGTCGCGCTCGGTGATTCGTTCACCGCCGGAATCGGCATCCAACCGGAACGCTCCGACGACACGGGCTGTCACCGGAGCACCAAGAACTTCCCCTCGCTGGTGGCTGCCGACCTCGACGTCTCCACCTTCACCGACGCTTCGTGCAGCGGCGCGGTGGTCGCGGACCTCGCGACGGCTCAGCGGCGCGGGGAGTACGACAACGACGCCCAGTTCGACGCGATCACCGAGAAGACCACGCTGGTCACGTTCGGCACCATCGGCGGCAATGACATGGGGCTCGTCGGTCTCGCCACGGATTGCGTCAAGGGCGACTGCGTTCCTGCCGCTGGCACTGACCCGCTCGCGAGGGAGTTCACCCAGCTGCGCACCGACCTCACTGCCGGCATCGAGAAGGTCAAGGAACTCGCTCCGCTGGCCGACATCGTGGTGGTGGGCTACGGCATCTACCTGCCGAAGGACGGCTGCCCGCAGAACTTCTTCGACCTCGTCACGGCCGAGGAGTCCAACTACCTCCAGGGCCAGATCGACCGTCTCTCCGATCTCCTCGCAGAGATCGCGGCCGAGAACGACGTCGCGTTCGCCGACCAGCGTCTGATCCCCGGCGCGCTCGACCACACCGTCTGTCAGTGGGACAGCCGACAGTGGATCCGCGGGCTCTACCCGGAGGGCGGCGGCGACGGGTTCACGTTCCACCCCTCCAGCGCGGGCATGAAGGCCACCGCCGGGCTGGTCGCAGGCGTCGTGCGTGACCTCCGCGGCGTCGAGCCGGAGCCGACCCCGAAGCCCGAGACGACGCCCACCCTCAAGCCGACCCCGAAGCCGACCCTGGCCCAGCGCAAGGCCGAGCTGGCGAAGAAGGCCAAGGCCGTGAAGGTCGCCGCCACCTGTGCGGGCACCAAGAAGAACCGCAAGGTCGTCGTCAAGGCCACCACCGCCAAGGGCGGCGTCACCAAGGTCGTCCTCAAGGCCGGTGGCAAGAAGGTCGTCACCGACGCCAAGGCGCCGTTCACGATCAAGGTGAAGGCGACGACGCTGAAGAAGAAGCTGAAGAAGAAGTCCTCCACGCTCAAGGCCGTCGTCACCGTCAAGCACTCGGGTCTGAGCACCTCCCGCACCGTCACGCTGAAGCGTCCCGGCTGCGTGAAGTGA
- a CDS encoding metal-dependent hydrolase: MGVTHATSGAALWIATTGVLPYLDTGIHPLPASAVLAGSIITAGAALLPDLDHHSATIAHSVPLVGRTIAAIANNVGGGHRQGFHAPLMLVGVWFLASWMSRWQWDIGEFTVAAGAGLTALALCSFGVKARRYVSSWAKAWAVGLAYAALVLAMSPQGPSWLPLAVTMGYAVHLVGDILTTGGLPVLWPITIRPPRWVRRTPVLSAVWRPGGHVAVPLLGDAGSRREKVLGVLMSTYVSFGVVAETCRMFGL; this comes from the coding sequence ATGGGTGTCACCCATGCGACCAGTGGCGCAGCCCTCTGGATCGCCACCACCGGTGTCCTGCCGTACCTGGACACCGGCATCCATCCGCTGCCGGCCTCAGCGGTGCTCGCGGGATCGATCATCACCGCAGGTGCGGCGCTCCTGCCCGACCTCGACCACCACTCCGCGACGATCGCGCACTCGGTGCCGTTGGTGGGCCGCACGATCGCAGCGATCGCCAACAACGTCGGTGGCGGTCACCGGCAGGGGTTCCATGCGCCGCTGATGTTGGTGGGTGTCTGGTTCCTGGCCTCCTGGATGAGCCGTTGGCAGTGGGACATCGGCGAGTTCACCGTCGCCGCCGGTGCCGGACTCACCGCGCTCGCGCTGTGCAGCTTCGGGGTCAAGGCCCGTCGCTACGTCTCCAGTTGGGCCAAGGCCTGGGCCGTCGGTCTGGCCTACGCGGCCCTCGTGCTCGCAATGTCGCCGCAGGGTCCGTCGTGGCTGCCGCTCGCGGTCACGATGGGGTACGCCGTCCACCTGGTCGGCGACATCCTCACCACCGGCGGCCTGCCGGTGTTGTGGCCGATCACGATCCGCCCCCCGCGGTGGGTGCGGCGCACGCCGGTGCTCTCCGCCGTCTGGCGTCCGGGCGGCCACGTCGCCGTTCCGCTGCTGGGCGACGCCGGGTCGCGTCGCGAGAAGGTGCTGGGTGTCCTGATGAGCACCTACGTCAGCTTCGGCGTCGTCGCCGAGACGTGTCGGATGTTCGGTCTGTAG
- a CDS encoding dihydrofolate reductase family protein, with the protein MGEIHVHAFMSLDGVVDTPAWSTRSADDDPGAPFFNDSTKFVVSSTLGIVEANTAWANSTVLGAYDPATIRRAADEVGNLYVSGSATLVRAMLADGLVDELHLCVFPTVRGGGPRLFPEGVDAFDLERSAADVYDNGVLYLGYRPGR; encoded by the coding sequence ATGGGAGAGATCCACGTCCACGCCTTCATGAGCCTCGACGGCGTCGTGGACACCCCGGCATGGTCGACGCGATCGGCCGACGACGACCCCGGCGCCCCGTTCTTCAACGACTCCACCAAGTTCGTCGTCTCCTCCACGCTCGGCATCGTGGAGGCCAACACCGCATGGGCCAACAGCACGGTGCTGGGCGCCTACGACCCGGCGACGATCCGTCGTGCGGCCGACGAGGTCGGGAACCTCTACGTCAGCGGCTCGGCGACGTTGGTGCGCGCGATGCTCGCCGACGGTCTCGTCGACGAACTCCATCTGTGCGTGTTCCCGACGGTGCGGGGTGGTGGGCCGCGGCTCTTTCCCGAGGGAGTTGACGCCTTCGACCTCGAACGCAGTGCGGCCGACGTCTACGACAACGGAGTGCTCTACCTGGGCTACCGACCCGGACGCTGA
- a CDS encoding MFS transporter, whose product MSDAVRTPTPDAAEVNDAPSSTRWWALVVLGLTQLMVVLDSTIVAIALPSAQADLNMADDQRQWIITAYALAFGSLLLLGGRIADYWGRKRSFMVGMIGFGAASVWGGLAGSAGELIAARGLQGLFAAVLAPAALAMLTVLFSSGKERTVAFAVFGIIAGTGAAFGLLLGGALTQYADWRWCLFVNVFFVIVGVIGGAKLLVESRAEGRNTYDLVGAVLVTLGLGSLVYGFSRAEHGWVETDTLGFIAAGVVLVALFVFAQTKVSNPLLPLRVVTDRVRGAAFLLQAIIGAVMIGAMLYLTFHFQIVMGFGPLRAGFGSVAMTVVIMATAPIATKMFEALGARVVLTLGAALAGAGLVVLSFITADGGYWTHVFPSLVIMALGFSLIFVPLQNLALAGVEPHDAGVASAVANSAMNIGGSIAVAVFTALSLSKTEDALAGGADPMTALVEGYTVVFLAGAGAMFVGAVLCFLMIPQKKDLVLDPTQVAVGAH is encoded by the coding sequence ATGTCCGACGCAGTACGCACGCCCACCCCTGACGCGGCGGAGGTGAACGACGCCCCGTCCTCGACCCGCTGGTGGGCCCTCGTCGTCCTCGGTCTGACCCAGCTGATGGTCGTCCTCGACTCCACGATCGTCGCGATCGCCCTGCCGTCGGCCCAGGCCGACCTCAACATGGCCGACGACCAGCGTCAGTGGATCATCACCGCCTACGCCCTCGCGTTCGGTTCGCTGCTGCTGCTCGGCGGCCGCATCGCCGACTACTGGGGACGCAAGCGCTCCTTCATGGTCGGCATGATCGGCTTCGGCGCCGCCTCCGTGTGGGGTGGCCTCGCCGGTTCCGCCGGTGAACTGATCGCCGCCCGTGGCCTCCAGGGCCTCTTCGCCGCCGTGCTCGCCCCGGCCGCGCTCGCGATGCTGACCGTCCTGTTCTCCTCCGGCAAGGAGCGCACCGTCGCGTTCGCCGTCTTCGGCATCATCGCCGGAACCGGTGCCGCGTTCGGTCTGCTGCTCGGTGGTGCCCTCACCCAGTACGCCGACTGGCGCTGGTGCCTCTTCGTCAACGTCTTCTTCGTCATCGTCGGCGTGATCGGTGGCGCCAAGCTGCTGGTCGAGTCGCGCGCGGAGGGCCGCAACACCTACGACCTCGTCGGTGCCGTCCTGGTGACCCTGGGCCTCGGCTCGCTGGTCTACGGCTTCTCCCGCGCCGAGCACGGCTGGGTCGAGACCGACACCCTCGGCTTCATCGCCGCCGGCGTCGTCCTGGTCGCACTGTTCGTGTTCGCCCAGACCAAGGTCTCCAACCCGCTGCTGCCGCTGCGCGTCGTCACCGACCGCGTCCGGGGCGCCGCGTTCCTGCTGCAGGCCATCATCGGTGCCGTCATGATCGGCGCGATGCTCTACCTGACGTTCCACTTCCAGATCGTCATGGGCTTCGGCCCGCTGCGTGCTGGCTTCGGCTCGGTCGCGATGACCGTCGTCATCATGGCCACCGCCCCGATCGCCACCAAGATGTTCGAGGCCCTCGGCGCCCGCGTCGTCCTCACCCTCGGTGCGGCCCTGGCCGGCGCCGGCCTCGTCGTGCTCTCCTTCATCACCGCTGACGGCGGCTACTGGACGCACGTCTTCCCGTCGCTCGTGATCATGGCGCTCGGCTTCTCGCTGATCTTCGTCCCTCTGCAGAACCTGGCCCTGGCCGGTGTCGAGCCGCACGACGCCGGTGTCGCCTCCGCCGTCGCCAACTCGGCGATGAACATCGGTGGATCCATCGCGGTGGCCGTCTTCACCGCCCTGTCGCTGTCGAAGACCGAGGACGCCCTGGCCGGCGGTGCCGACCCGATGACTGCCCTCGTCGAGGGCTACACCGTCGTCTTCCTCGCCGGTGCCGGTGCGATGTTCGTCGGCGCGGTCCTCTGCTTCCTCATGATCCCGCAGAAGAAGGACCTCGTCCTCGACCCCACCCAGGTCGCGGTCGGCGCTCACTGA